Proteins encoded by one window of Rutidosis leptorrhynchoides isolate AG116_Rl617_1_P2 chromosome 7, CSIRO_AGI_Rlap_v1, whole genome shotgun sequence:
- the LOC139859010 gene encoding uncharacterized protein — translation MGRNAGSGEALLDLETNAPNSSSKESRLLVCKSSDDDLLKKLEASNKKLQHDAIVLFIYIYLSVFKHVCRHLINCALYIQNFKNCDIEAHTGDESEYIEIDLMLGVADLNTPEAVAAAESAIVGSQPVISLDASSSASESEDSSDDDSYVDDDVNDENNKGTRFKSKSQTLGGKSIAAPENGQKRKRSKIVELS, via the exons ATGGGACGTAACGCCGGCAGCGGTGAAGCTCTTCTCGACCTAGAAACCAACGCTCCAAATTCCTCTTCCAAAG AATCAAGGCTTCTTGTTTGCAAAAGTAGTGATGATGATTTGTTGAAGAAGCTCGAAGCT TCAAACAAGAAGTTGCAGCATGATGCAATTGtattgtttatttatatatatttgtctgTTTTTAAACATGTGTGTAGACATCTTATAAACTGTGCACTTTATATCCAGAATTTTAAGAACTGTGATATTGAAGCTCATACTGGTGATGAGTCAGAATACATTGAAATA GATCTTATGCTGGGTGTTGCTGATCTAAACACCCCCGAGGCTGTTGCTGCTGCCGAATCTGCCATTGTTGGCTCTCAACCAGTTATATCTCTTGATGCCAGTAGCAGTGCATCCGAATCAGAAGATAGCAGTGATGATGACAGTTACGTTGATGATGATGTCAATGATGAAAATAACAAAGGTACCCGCTTTaagtcaaagagtcaaactctcgGTGGTAAATCAATTGCAGCGCCCGAGAACGGACAAAAAAGAAAACGATCAAAGATTGTGGAACTCTCGTAA
- the LOC139857099 gene encoding SNF1-related protein kinase regulatory subunit gamma-1-like: MVMEDESPRSPEAKLGMEVDQLWDVQETQLTPTEKLNACFESIPVSEFPRAPPSQVIEIKSDASLGEAVRLLSQNKILSAPVVDVDAPEDASWIDRYIGMVEFAGIVVWILHQSEKNDGSDSTNALGNPMGPAVFAAANGMSSPRYKSSHPGSPKTAGNFFELLTSSDFYKNTKVKDISGSFRWAPFLALQTSNSFLTMLLLLSKYRMKSVPVVDAGDQKIDNIITQPAVIHMLEECADQQWFKSWGSKKICDLGLPLMKADKVIKVDEDEPVLQAFKLMREKGIGGLPVVSGENKPVANISIRDIQFLLIAPEIYKDYRSITALNFVTSVKRYLEENQKASPLVSGMITCRKEDTLKDVITKLDSKEIHRIYVVDEEGNLEGVITLRDIISRIVHEPRGYFGDFFDGVLPLPANSRV; the protein is encoded by the exons atggtaatggaagaTGAAAGCCCTAGGAGTCCTGAAGCTAAGTTAGGTATGGAAGTTGATCAGCTATGGGACGTACAAGAAACACAACTTACACCTACAGAGAAGCTAAATGCTTGTTTCGAAAGTATTCCTGTTTCTGAATTTCCTCGTGCGCCTCCTTCACAAG TAATTGAGATAAAATCAGATGCGAGTCTGGGAGAAGCTGTGAGATTGCTTTCCCAAAATAAAATACTTAGTGCACCTGTTGTGGACGTCGATGCACCAGAGGATGCTAGTTGGATCGACAGGTATATTGGGATGGTTGAGTTTGCTGGCATTGTTGTCTGGATCCTGCATCAG TCAGAAAAGAATGACGGATCAGATTCAACAAACGCATTAGGGAACCCCATGGGACCCGCTGTTTTTGCAGCGGCCAATGGGATGTCTTCTCCGAGATATAAAAGCTCGCATCCTGGATCTCCAAAGACTGCTGGAAACTTTTTTGAGTTGTTAACTTCctctgatttttataaaaatacaaag GTTAAGGACATCTCGGGATCATTTCGTTGGGCCCCGTTTCTGGCATTACAGACATCAAACTCCTTTTTGACTATGCTTTTACTACTATCAAAGTACAGAATGAAGAGTGTACCTGTAGTTGATGCAGGGGACCAGAAGATAGACAACATTATAACTCAACCTGCTGTGATACACATGTTGGAGGAATGTGCTGATCAACAATGGTTCAAAAGCTGGGGATCTAAGAAAATATGTGATCTTGGTCTTCCTCTGATGAAAGCCGATAAAGTTATAAAG GTGGACGAGGATGAACCGGTCCTCCAAGCATTTAAACTCATGAGGGAAAAGGGAATTGGTGGATTACCTGTAGTTAGTGGCGAAAATAAACCAGTTGCTAATATTAGTATCCGAGACATTCAGTTCCTCTTAATTGCTCCCGAAATATACAAAGATTACAG ATCCATCACAGCCTTGAACTTTGTAACGTCGGTTAAAAGATATCTAGAGGAGAATCAGAAAGCATCACCTTTAGTAAGTGGGATGATTACTTGTAGGAAAGAAGACACACTTAAAGACGTGATCACGAAGCTTGATTCGAAAGAGATTCACCGTATATATGTGGTGGATGAAGAAGGAAATCTTGAAGGAGTAATTACGCTTAGAGATATAATTTCGCGAATCGTACACGAACCTCGTGGATACTTTGGTGACTTCTTTGATGGTGTCTTACCGTTACCTGCCAACAGTCGTGTTTGA